Genomic DNA from Kluyveromyces lactis strain NRRL Y-1140 chromosome C complete sequence:
ttcttctttctcttcgTCAGAGGGTCATGAgtaatttttttgaatgatattttgaataattcAGTCAAGGATGAGATTATTTGGCAACTTCCAAGTTGTCcaattcttccttttccttaACAAAGGCTTCAGCTTCCAACAAATAAGGAGTCAAGTATGGAATGTCATCTTCTGGTTTGGTCCACTTATCTTTTGGCAACAAATGGTGGGACAAAGATAGTTGGTGGGCATTGATGATTCTGTAAATTCTAGCGTAGGATTCATCGGCTGGTAGTCTTCTCAAAGCAGTTTGGGCAAGCTCgttctcttcttcaatcaaGTCATCGAATCTCAAACCCATCTTTCTGTAACCAGACAAGTTGATGAACTGGTGAGCGATTGGAACGACAACTTTAGCAAGAGCTGGGGTTCTTAAAATGTAGTCACCGATCTTAGCAATAGAAGTAAATGTTTGTGGCATTTGTAATGTGAAACGTGGTTGTTACTTGAGCGTTCGGCCTTCTAAGAATAAGTCAGAAGCTCTGAAACAAATCGGAAAGCTTCGTAAAGTAAATGGAACTTTGACAAAATGTTACCAATGTTTAGTGGTAATGTATTGaatgaaaagttttgataatctgcaaaaaattgtttctaTCGAGCTAATATTATGTATTAAGCGTTAAAACCGAAAAACTCAAAAAAATCGAAGAACTGGTTAGTACTGACTAAGAAACAGGTACACCACATAATATATTTTAAATTATCGAAATTCATTGGTCaaatatcacgtgatcacTACTGAACCGAAGTGCGGACGCCCATCGTCTGTTCTGGAACTTCACTGGTGAGTTGCCTTCATGATAGCCCGTAACTAGTCGAAATCTATTGATGGTATTGCATTGCACAATTATTTACTATACGTGATTGTTTAGTAGCCAGTCCGCTTTGGAAATCAACCATCGAGCAATTTTACCAGTGAACCATGAATTCACATCATAAACATAAGAAAGTGTGTTAGCCACCTGGGGGCAGCCCATAGACTTATTTTTCACACTAAAGCTTATTCAATAGTGATATTCTGTTGGTTTAGCGCCTGCAGTGCTAGGGAAGGAACACTCTAATAGCAATTTGGTCACAGCCGATGGGTTTTCATTGAGGACTTTCAAAGTCTCATCCCACTTTACCAACACTAAACCCGCGTATCCAGTAGCATTGAAGCCAATACTAGGAGTTTCTGCAAATGCCTTCGATCTAGGCACCAAACATAGCCATTCTTTTGTCATCAGCACGTTATATGCCGGAATACTGGCCTCATCGTCATTTGATTTTTCTGCGTTACTTCCCTCCCAATCCTGGAACATAGATAAAGTTCTCTGCAACAATGATACAAATGTCATTGCTAGTAGATCTTCATCCACTTTTTCAGGATCCTCAGGTAATGGAACGGCGTAGTGTGCAAATGGGATTTTTGCATCTTGTAAAGGTTCAGTCTTAGCGTTCGGAATGAAATGTTCTTTACCACTACATAACTTATCCTGGTAAGGAACGAATTTATAAGGTAATGGAAGGATTTGAAGATGCTTGTGATCCTGAGAAGAACCACTGTTTGGGCCACAGTTATAGAAGGCCAAATGTCTCAACATctcatcttcgtcatctaATTCTTGCAATAATTTATAAGTAGTTAACAAATCTTTGGGACTTAAAGGAGCTGTCTGCAACAAGTACTTTTTCGTTACTAGTATCAAATGGTTTGCGGCAACTGGGTATTTGTTCAGTAATAACTTATAATCACCGGCACAATCATCGAGAATTGTTAATTCAGGTTCAGGTTCTGCGAACGgatctttctttggtatAGGGGCACCGTTTTCGTCGATAGCAATAGGTAACCTTTCCGGCTTGCTTTGAAGGGATGGTGCAAAAGTTACCTGATATGAAATTCCTGCATCTACATCCTTTAGCTTTTTAGAGGATGATTCGGTGAATTTGACATGACCGTTTGCAACTGCTTTTTCATAGGTTgcttcaacaatttctctTAGGTTACTAGGGAACATAGTACAAACAAGTTTCAATTGgtttttttcaaattacaGAGGCCGTATTCAACAAGACCCGTCTTGTGAAACTTGCTTCCGTTCCATGGTATTACTGGACCCATTGTCTTATGTACCAATTATTCGgattaattttttcaaagcacCATCATCTTATGCATATGACAAGGAAAAGAGACAGATGAACATCACGTGGTACCACAACAACGAGTAAATAAGCTTGCCAGTTCACTGGTAAGAGTATTTATACTGTATCATTGACTGCACATTGCATTATCACCTTCTGATCCACTGTGCGACTTGAGAAATCCGATATATTTATGTGAGGAGGCTTCCTATAAACTTTTGCAACCCATATTCGGACAAAGAAGGACAGTTTTGTCCTAAATTAAAGATTGAATATTTAATGGTGAATGAGGACAGATGATAGCAAATTTAAAGGAAAGAAGTTCACGGAGGCATCGGAGGGCTCTTACCAGAGCAAATTTCGTGACCCCTTTCAACCTACTGTCATTTGTGGTTTAATCTACGGCTCTGAAACTTACTGTCCTATTTTAGTCGGTTTTGACACCGCtcaacattttttttttttttttagctttgatgatgaattttCTGACATTCATAACCGATGATCAAATCTTTGGTTTAAAGAATCACTAAACGAGAGACGATGAACCACTTCAGTTATAAATATACTTAATCCGGATAGTTGTCCATGCTATTTAAGTATAGGTAGATTGTTTGTGACTGTAGGTAGTAAGGACATTGGGAAGACTAGTGTGGAGCAGTGGAAATCAAAACAATATTAATAAATAAGGACCGAAGACCCATTAAAGTTTGCGGGCATACTGTGGTGGTTCAATTATTTGTCAATTCATTCATCCATCCACTCTTAACCTTCAACTAAAAACCTACACAAATTTTATCGGTCATAGCTGTCTAAGGCTGGTGCTGAGATTAAAATCATGACTTCTGATATACTGTTGACGCACTCGCAACTTATACCAACTCCGCAGGAGGATGAAACTACGAATGGGTCCGGTAATGTTTTCACCATAGCTGTTGATATTGGTGGCACGCTTGCAAAGGTGGTTTTCATGCCACTCAATACCAATAGATTGATGTTCAGAACTTTGGAAACTGAGCGGATCGAGGAATTCATGGAACTCTTACATGATATCATACAAGAGTATCACGATGGGCTATACGAACGTACGCTATTAGTAGCTACCGGAGGGGGCTCTTATAAATTTTATGATTTATTAGTTGAGCAGTTCCCAACTGTAATTGGTATAGAGCGATCTGATGAAATGGACTGTTTGATCAAAGGGttagatttcttcattcaCGAAATACCAAATGAAATTTTTACTTATAATGATCTGgaaggagaagaagcagTGGAACCACTACATAATTCTAACTCCATATATCCCTATATGTTGGTAAACATAGGGTCCGGGGTGTCTATCTTGAAAGTGGACTCTCCAACGTCCTTCAGTAGAGTTGGGGGATCATCTCTTGGAGGAGGCACCCTTTGGGGTCTATTATCTTTGATCACAGGCGCTAAATCTTTCGATGAAATGTTAAGTTGGGCGCATAGGGGCGATAATACTAACGTTGATATGCTCGTTGGTGACATCTATGGCACCGCATACGATAAGCTAGGACTAAAATCTACTCACATTGCATCGTCCTTTGGGAAAGTGTTTCAAAACAGGTCACAGGTGGAGCCCGAGGATAAAAGGTATCCATCACCGTCTGAAACTTCTACAGAAgacattcaaaaagataaaaaattcaataatgcCGATATTTCGAAGTCGCTACTCTATGCTATCTCAAATAACATTGGCCAAATTGCATATTTACAAGCTAAAATTCACCACGTTAAAAACATATATTTTGGTGGCTCCTATATTAGAGGACACTATACTACTATGAATACCTTAAGCTACGCTATCAACTTTTGGTCAGAGGGCAGAAAGAAAGCGTTTTTCCTAAAACACGAGGGTTATTTGGGAGCAATGGGGGCTTACCTCCTTGCGTGCAAAGACAAAATGAGCAGCAATGTTGAACCATCCTGACTATGCTGCATCTGATTTTGCTTCTCTTGtaatatttgaaatttgatATCTCACATAACAATATTCATGAAACAACTTTCGAAAGTTGGGTCAAGTAGTgcattgatatttttggaTATCTTCATGACTGCATTTTCCCTACGATTTACTATTATTTCTCAAAAAATTGCATTTACATATATTAGATTATTTATACCTTGGTTATAATGAATTTACGATATAATCAGTTATTACCACCAAAACTTTAAATAATGATTTCTGGTGCTCAATTCTGCCCAAAATGTCTTCCTTTATAGTTTCAATCCTATCATATGAAAGTTCATAAGAGAACAAAGATACTGATTTTATTATTCCTGATTCTATTTGCATGATCACTTGCATTATGCCAACCTCAAACTTCAACTTTCCTGACTGAGGATAAACTTCCAAATTTGCTATATCAGGAAGCAGTTGTCGTATAAATTTCGACCGCCACAATTGTGACAATAATTGGTAGCTGGTGAaggtttcaattgatttggGAGAAGTTTCAAGCTCAGACCTTTTGGAAAAAACTTTATCTAATTTTTCCTTAGTTGCTCGCAAGGTTATCAATTGTTGATTAATGtgtttcaattctgatTCAGCTAGCTGATTCCATTTCCATTGATTGTAAGTTGAAAACGCTGGATCTGTGGTAGTTATAACTTCTGTCGAAGGGTTGGCATTCTCATATGCTTCTAGTTGCTCTAGTAATTTCCAACATTGATCAATGTCTTGAGAAGCCTCTAGACAGgattcttttattttttcacttATCAAGAGATTCTCATCACTTTTTGTTGTAATTTGTTGCTGAAGGCtctctatttctttttgaagcTGAACAACATTAATGTCTCTGAGCTCAGATACCTCAGCCTGTAATGTTTCGTATTTGCTTTCGTTGAATTTCGACAAGTTAAGGATTGTTTGATCCGAAGGTATAGCGTATCGCAAAAAATTATCGATAGATTCCAATTCCAAATGAATCTGTTTCAAACTGTTGGTCCAGGattccaatttttctaAGGGTAAATTTATTTCAGAAGGATCACACTGCCCATTACTATTAAACATCTCATAATCAGATACTAACTGTAATATTGTTTGATTGTACTCGTGTAAAGTGGATCCTCTTAGCCGATCTTGTTCCTGCAATATCTGCTCAGTTACATGTGTTActtgatattcaaatttctCTACTTCAGAGTAGTATTCTGAATGATAGTGTGTCATCGTACCTTTGGTAAGTGTCCTAGTAATTTGCAATGCTGTTACTTTAATTCACTGAAGAGTCCCTTGGAAATGACTATATCAAATGATCAAGTCAATTTAGCTCAGAtatctgaagaaaaataaataaaagaGCGCTGGCAAATAACGAAATAACCGTATGATCTAATTCAACTTCCCGAAtagtttcaaaattgaCTTACTAATGATTAACTGCCCATCTGCTTTACTTCGAAATTAAATGACAGGTTTATTTACATGTAGCTAAGAGGATTCCAGAATGTCAACAATTAAAAAATGCACTATTCTCAATTTCCAGTCGAACTctgaaaatgtcaaaaaaaaaaacataaaaAGGCCAAACTCATCGAATAGTAGATTTGCATGCGATATCCACTTGCATTCTAATCGTTTCACTTTTAAGAGAACAACCAATGCACAACTTAAGTTGATGGTATGGTGATTATCTGTTGTGAAACAGGTTTTTGCGTACAATTAGATGTACCATCGATGTGTCTATGTGCTGAGATCAATCAGTGAGGATTTGGTACAGTTGCTACAGGTTTTTGAGAACATCAGATTGAACATTTTATTTGCAAAATCTGAACCAGATACCCCAGAGACCTGTAATCTGTACACGTATAAATACATGCAGCGCTATCTCGATTGTAATTCTTTCCAAGCTCACTATAGAGTTTTTCTATCAGTCATGAACAAGGATAGAAAAACTCAATCGAGATACTTTTGTTTTGAAAGGAGTTGCATCGTGTTCAATACTACCAAAGTATCTTTCGATGAATCGATTTGTTTTAAATGGATTTACGGATATTTACGAATATTTCATTCCTTACTTACAGCTCTAAGATCGCCGCCTCCTTGCTTCCATAGCCAGAGTGCGTCTATAGCATAATTTCTCACACTGATGTTTGCGGTTTTAGATTCGTCTGCCGCTAACTGCAATGTTTCTATAACTTTACAGTCCTTCATCACATCCCAAAACATGTAGTAGATTTTGTTTATTATTTGCTTGGATCCcccttcttcttgatacGTTTCAGCATCGACTTCAGGTACAAGTTGAGCGTATGACTGCTTACCGAGTTTATATAGAATTCTTCCGAGAGTTTGAATGGCAATCGACCTTTGTGCAGGGAATTTAGAAAGAGATAAATGAGCAAGTTCTGGGATGGTATAACCTGCGAGCTCTGGAGCGTCCGAATGGTGATGTAAACCATTGTTCGTAGTGGTCAGTTTCCTCCCAGGGGGTACCATATTACCTTTGAAGTCAAATCGACAAACAGAAACGTCATGAATGACTTCTTCTGCCTTGCCTGTGTTTTCTACTTGTTGCATCCATTTTAATTTATCTGGTTCTTGCGGTAGGTCGGGGAAAAACTTCTTGTGTAACTCCTGATCGAAGTTAGGGTCATTTATATCCAAAGGCTCATATTCTTGTTCCTTCCCCATGGTTTTTCTTGCCTTTATAAAATGTACCTCCGCTAGTAAGTCTTTATTACTCATATGATCTATACTTTGAACAAACTGGTACTCTTGGGGTGCcatatcatcttcgtcgTTGAAAGTTCCATTAGGTACTTCATCGGTTCGATCATACTCGTCAGGTTTGATATTGTGAActtcctctttcttcagATCTCGCTCAAATCTCACAGATTTCAGAGGCTGAACCTCAACAGAATTTATGCCTAAAGCCTCATCCACAGCCTTATCGTCTAATTTGGGTAAGTCTTTAACCTTGTTGCTTCCACCAATCCACGTACCTGGACCTTCGATTTCAGCATACTGCGGAACAGGTGGTTTAGACCTCGATGTTTCACCATCCTTTAACGACAAGGACgtcatttttttgtcaACCCGAGCAATCAACGATTTCAACACATTCGGGTTCAAAGAATCCATTAACTCTTGTCTTTCACGTTCGAATTGCTCAGGTGTCATACTCTGTAACACAGCcaagttttgaagatgtaTTCTTTCTGCTTCAGACAAGGCATTAGGGTCTGTTTTAGTATCATCCGAGAAACACGAGTCATTTCCAACCTCAACAAAGTTAGCATTTGGAGGTTCTGATCCAGTGTTACTTCTCTgctgtttcttcttcttcttttccattaAGCGTTGCTTCCAACTAGATACTTTCTCTGGCTGATGTAACTTGGGGAAGCCAGTAGTAGGCATACCTTGGTTGGAAACGGCATCTGGAGCAACGGTTTCTCTCTCGACAATATCACCAAACAAATCCATGTCCTGCGGTTTGGTTGATTTGCAAGTGCTAAAGATGCTGTGCTACCTAATAGAATAGATATGCTTTatcatctcatcgcatcaCATCTGTTCATCCAAAGACTTTCATGTGAAGCctaaaataataaataaaccCACACACCACATATTTAAATCAAGAGGCCACTTTAATACCCACATAGGAAGGGATTAATCAGTAATAGAACACGTACATTAAATATAGGAAAGATTATATGAAGCTAATGTATGAAATATGAACAGGATTCATTGTTTTTAAACCAGCAAACCCTCCTGGACTCTGTTATTCCAAGTTTTATTATATCAACCATGATGATTAGTATGATTCACAATTATTTTGAGTGGCTTATGACATAGAGCCGTATCCCTGGCCGCGGCTCAATACATCACCTTCACTTTCGTATGGGTGCTTTGAAATAACCCATAGGGCATGAATCAAACCTGGGAAGAATCCTAGAAGGAACAATAGCACATTAAGCAGAAAATCTTTGGTGAAGAAGCCTCTCTTTATCCAAACTGCTACAGGAGGTAGAAAGATCGCAATGAACACTAGAAACCAGTCACGTGCGTGCATATTTAAATGGTTTTTAATTATGGACTTGGATTCTCAACAATTGACCATGTACCCCAATGTAAATTATCTGCTCTGTCATAGAACAAGGCCCCGACAGTACCTGGAATCGCAGCGTTAAAATCCAGTTCTCTTATATAGTTGCGTTGATTTTACAAGCTGCAATATACCAATAGCAAATCCCCTGAAATTGCACTACGTAGTTTTTGCCGTGATGATGCTTCGCCAGCAGTCTTTAGGCCCATGGACTTAAATTGCATCTGAGGTTCAGAGCAAAAAAGAGATTATCAAAAGgataagaaaaaggaaatggCAAAAGCGGGTAacaaataaagaagaatcactcaatcacgtgataacGATTTTATTTACCCGGTGGTTGTGTTTCCCGGGTAATAATATTTACATATGGCCAAAATACATTGGTTGCCTCAAGCAGGTTTTGAGGACAATGACCCCACCTCAATACAGCATGATATTGTGATTGAGAAAAAAGCTTGGTAAAGTTAAGCACCTCATGCTATGGTTCTTCTGAAGCTCCAATTGTGTGACTTGGAAAAAGGGCCGAAAGTTCTAGACACTCAGATTATCTAGAACGTTCTacgaaaaaaaaggaaaaagaaaaaaagatctCTTGATATATCATGTTGCTAATAATAGATTTATCAGTGCCCATGGTAGTCTAAAACAGAAATCTAGATCTAGATCTAGATCTGGTGTTACTTTACTGCAAATAGCAAGAAAAGCGAGATTTAATCTCTCAGGTCATGACTGCATTGCTTTTTACCACTCCACTGTACTTCAGTGAGATCTCAGTTAGCAACTAAAAGGCGAAAGGCGTCACGAGCTGCGATCTTCACGCGTAACGTTATTTTAAATTCCCAGGATAAAGTCAGCCCTCTGCATAGTTAAATGATCCTTTCTAAATCCACTGTACTTCCACTGTATCACCAAAAGTAAACTCTGCCAGATCTAGACAAACAGGCTGCGTACAATAGCCAGTCGGTCTGAAGAGACAGAAAACGAAGTTGGACAAATCCCGGACGGAACTTTTTGTAGTCTTTCAATAGTTTACCACCGATATCCTATCCTCTTCCCTTCTTCGTTCCTTGGCCAAGAAATGTGTTAATCATCTCTATTTTTTGCCATTTGTGGTAGGATTTATATTTCCCAAATAGGCAATATCTTCACTGATAATGTCCTATCCTACtttagaaagaagaacggCATACCAAAATAATCCCGAAGGGGAGCTTTTCCGTTCTTGCACTAGCCGTTACGCAAAATAACTGAATATTTGACTTGAAGGAGAGGGAAATGGCGCCCAGCAATGATTATATGTTGGGCGACATAGCTAATCAACTGTTAATCTCAGTTCTCCTATCCTCTAatcttaaaaaaaaaatgcatAGAAATTGGAAATTAGTCTCATTGACTTTTGCGCTGTTTCTGTAGCCTTCCCCTAATATGCTGTGCTTATTGTTTGAGATAGATTCACTCAAACGCACTTGAAAGCTTAACCCCAGTTAGAAAAATGACCCGAAAGCACCAAAAACTAAAAAGATAAACAACGAAAGACAGGAGGGACAACGTCCCTCTACGTTCGACTCTGTGCCAACATTACTGCAAAATAGGAGCTAAGCCCATTTTGTAAACACTGCGGACTTTTTTGGGAAAGACGGATGAgcaagagaagaagtttttccatttcttgaCTGTTATTTTCGTTGCTGGAATTAATTAAATTTTCGTTCTCGATcctcattttctttttatttcccaaaataatagaaaaaattTCACTACGACTATGTATATGCGGGAAAGCTCGAAATCTCAGGTTTTCTTCCGCTTTCATGGCAGGAGCCATTCataaagaaatattatttcttttttctctgaGTCTTCTGATGTGGGTTTAGCGGAAGATTGTGTGTAGCTTTATCTGTCCTTTTATGGCCTAATATTCTTCTCATTTTTTGGCCATTTTTTATTAGCGGAACTTCTTCTGGACCTGTGGTTGCCTTCctcttttccttttgcTTCTGCTATTTTATTTTAGGACTGCGGATCTGACTATGTGCGGCAAATATATGAATTCTTCTTAGTTGCTTGactatattttttttacaaGTTTGTTATCTCCCTTGACTTTTTTTCTGGtaaaatataaatataacATGTTCATTGTACtatttgaattttttccCTTTCGAATTTAACATGTTATTTCAGTGTTAAGTCTTTTTGTGAATTCTTAAATAACCAACTCACACAACTAACAGAAAAAATGCAATTCAAGAACATCGTTGCTTCCTTCGCTGCCGTCGCTGCTGTTGCCTCTGCCCAAAACGCCACCAACGGTACTAACGCCACCAACGGTACTAACGGTACCAACGGTACCAACGACACCACCTCTGTCTCCACTGGTGCTGCCGCTGCTAACGCTATGGGTGCTGGTGTTTTCGGTGCTGCCGTTGCCGCTGGTGTTGCCTTCTTGTTCTAAGAAGTTTGATACAAACTAAAACATAATTTAAAACATTAACGTTTTTTTTAATCAACATTTTAAATCTTTTAACAACCATTaatcaattttttttaaaattgaaacaacaTTCAGAGAATACAACAACACACAAAAACTCAACACAACATTAAAAAGCTGAAATACAAATATGGTGACCATTTAAAACTTTCCTTCACTGAGGAAGAATCAAACCTTATTTGAagcatttttctttttagtTTGGACttttttaatattaatCCCTCTTTACaggttttggttttggtctttttttctggtttGCTGGTCATTTggctgaagaaattataaTCTATTAAAAGCGTATACAATAAAAATGGCTTCGCTCTTTTTAAAGACAAATGTTATGTTTGGTTTTTGATGAAGTGCTCTGAGAAAACTGTTGGCGTCTCAGTATCTACTGATCGGTATCACAATCTGAGATTGTGCGATTGACTTAAGAGCTGCAGATATCGCCTTTGCTtactgaagatgattcCAACATCTTATCTGTTATGTCTTTTCTCATCCTATATTTGGATAATTGTCTAACATAATAATTACTGGGCATGCttatcttttgaaagaCTTCTTTATAATGTCAGCAACTGACCATTCCCATTC
This window encodes:
- a CDS encoding uncharacterized protein (no similarity), which translates into the protein MQFKNIVASFAAVAAVASAQNATNGTNATNGTNGTNGTNDTTSVSTGAAAANAMGAGVFGAAVAAGVAFLF
- the KRE28 gene encoding Kre28p (weakly similar to uniprot|Q04431 Saccharomyces cerevisiae YDR532C KRE28) encodes the protein MTHYHSEYYSEVEKFEYQVTHVTEQILQEQDRLRGSTLHEYNQTILQLVSDYEMFNSNGQCDPSEINLPLEKLESWTNSLKQIHLELESIDNFLRYAIPSDQTILNLSKFNESKYETLQAEVSELRDINVVQLQKEIESLQQQITTKSDENLLISEKIKESCLEASQDIDQCWKLLEQLEAYENANPSTEVITTTDPAFSTYNQWKWNQLAESELKHINQQLITLRATKEKLDKVFSKRSELETSPKSIETFTSYQLLSQLWRSKFIRQLLPDIANLEVYPQSGKLKFEVGIMQVIMQIESGIIKSVSLFSYELSYDRIETIKEDILGRIEHQKSLFKVLVVITDYIVNSL
- the RBA50 gene encoding Rba50p (similar to uniprot|Q04418 Saccharomyces cerevisiae YDR527W) — its product is MDLFGDIVERETVAPDAVSNQGMPTTGFPKLHQPEKVSSWKQRLMEKKKKKQQRSNTGSEPPNANFVEVGNDSCFSDDTKTDPNALSEAERIHLQNLAVLQSMTPEQFERERQELMDSLNPNVLKSLIARVDKKMTSLSLKDGETSRSKPPVPQYAEIEGPGTWIGGSNKVKDLPKLDDKAVDEALGINSVEVQPLKSVRFERDLKKEEVHNIKPDEYDRTDEVPNGTFNDEDDMAPQEYQFVQSIDHMSNKDLLAEVHFIKARKTMGKEQEYEPLDINDPNFDQELHKKFFPDLPQEPDKLKWMQQVENTGKAEEVIHDVSVCRFDFKGNMVPPGRKLTTTNNGLHHHSDAPELAGYTIPELAHLSLSKFPAQRSIAIQTLGRILYKLGKQSYAQLVPEVDAETYQEEGGSKQIINKIYYMFWDVMKDCKVIETLQLAADESKTANISVRNYAIDALWLWKQGGGDLRAVSKE
- the QCR7 gene encoding ubiquinol--cytochrome-c reductase subunit 7 (highly similar to uniprot|P00128 Saccharomyces cerevisiae YDR529C) is translated as MPQTFTSIAKIGDYILRTPALAKVVVPIAHQFINLSGYRKMGLRFDDLIEEENELAQTALRRLPADESYARIYRIINAHQLSLSHHLLPKDKWTKPEDDIPYLTPYLLEAEAFVKEKEELDNLEVAK
- the CAB1 gene encoding pantothenate kinase (similar to uniprot|Q04430 Saccharomyces cerevisiae YDR531W Pantothenate kinase (ATP:D-pantothenate 4'-phosphotransferase EC 2.7.1.33) catalyzes the first committed step in the universal biosynthetic pathway leading to CoA.), translating into MTSDILLTHSQLIPTPQEDETTNGSGNVFTIAVDIGGTLAKVVFMPLNTNRLMFRTLETERIEEFMELLHDIIQEYHDGLYERTLLVATGGGSYKFYDLLVEQFPTVIGIERSDEMDCLIKGLDFFIHEIPNEIFTYNDLEGEEAVEPLHNSNSIYPYMLVNIGSGVSILKVDSPTSFSRVGGSSLGGGTLWGLLSLITGAKSFDEMLSWAHRGDNTNVDMLVGDIYGTAYDKLGLKSTHIASSFGKVFQNRSQVEPEDKRYPSPSETSTEDIQKDKKFNNADISKSLLYAISNNIGQIAYLQAKIHHVKNIYFGGSYIRGHYTTMNTLSYAINFWSEGRKKAFFLKHEGYLGAMGAYLLACKDKMSSNVEPS
- a CDS encoding uncharacterized protein (similar to uniprot|P22108 Saccharomyces cerevisiae YDR530c APA2 Diadenosine 5',5''-P1,P4-tetraphosphate phosphorylase II) produces the protein MFPSNLREIVEATYEKAVANGHVKFTESSSKKLKDVDAGISYQVTFAPSLQSKPERLPIAIDENGAPIPKKDPFAEPEPELTILDDCAGDYKLLLNKYPVAANHLILVTKKYLLQTAPLSPKDLLTTYKLLQELDDEDEMLRHLAFYNCGPNSGSSQDHKHLQILPLPYKFVPYQDKLCSGKEHFIPNAKTEPLQDAKIPFAHYAVPLPEDPEKVDEDLLAMTFVSLLQRTLSMFQDWEGSNAEKSNDDEASIPAYNVLMTKEWLCLVPRSKAFAETPSIGFNATGYAGLVLVKWDETLKVLNENPSAVTKLLLECSFPSTAGAKPTEYHY
- the SNA2 gene encoding Sna2p (similar to uniprot|P56508 Saccharomyces cerevisiae YDR525W-A) yields the protein MHARDWFLVFIAIFLPPVAVWIKRGFFTKDFLLNVLLFLLGFFPGLIHALWVISKHPYESEGDVLSRGQGYGSMS